The stretch of DNA CCTTCTCCGACTCCGGCAAAGCGTCGGGGCCGACGAGCTGCACGATCTCCTGCAGCTCGACCTCCTTCTGGAGGATGAACATCGCGCGGTCGCGCGAGGCCTGCCAGTCGAAGGCGACCTCGCCCTCGAACCAGCCTTTGACCTGCGCCAGGTAGAGCGTGTAAGAGCGCGTCCAGGATATCGCCGGGAAATGGCGTCGGTGCGCGAGCCCCGTGTCGAGCGCCCAGAACGCGCCCGTGACGCGCAGCGAGTTCTGCGTCATCGGCTCCGAGAAGTCGCCGCCCGCGGGAGAGACTGCGCCGACCATCGTGACCGAGCCGACCCTGCCGTCACCGCCGAGGGCCTCGACGCGACCGCTCCTCTCGTAGAAGGCGGCAAGCCGCGTGGCGAGGTAGGCAGGATAGCCCTCTTCGCCCGGCATCTCCTCGAGGCGTCCGGAGACCTCACGCAGCGCCTCGCCCCACCTCGACGTCGAATCGGCCATCATGGCGACGTTGTAGCCCTGGTCGCGGTAGTACTCTGCGAGGGTGACGCCCGTGTAGATCGATGCCTCGCGCGCTGCGACCGGCATGTTCGACGTGTTCGCGACGAGCACGGTGCGGTCCATGAGTTTCGCGCCCGTGCGCGGGTCGTCGAGTTCGGGGAACTCGGCGAGGACCTCCGTCATCTCGTTGCCGCGCTCGCCGCAGCCGATGTAGACGATGATGTCGACATCGGCCCACTTGGCGAGCGACTGCTCGGTGACCGTCTTCCCGGTGCCGAAACCGCCAGGGATGATCGCGTTGCCGCCCTGGGCGATCGGGAAGAACGTGTCGAGGATGCGCATCCCGGTGATGAAAGGCGTGGACGGGTCGAGCTTGCGCGTGTACGGACGGCCCTGGCGGACCGGCCAGCGCTGGTGCATCCGCACCTCCTGCCCGCCCTCGAGTGTCACGACGACGTCCTGCACGGTGTAGTCGCCCTCGGCCACGACCTTCGCGACCTTGCCGGCCATTCCGGGAGGCACCATGATGCGGTGCTCGATAGTCGTGCTCTCCTGGACCGTCCCGACGATGGTGCCGGCGACGACCTCCTGCCCGGCTTTCACCCGGGGGGTGAAACGCCAGCGCTTCTCTTGGTCGAGCGCGTCCGCCACCGTGCCGCGGCTGATGAAGTCGCCATGGTCGCGGGCGATCACGGGCAGCGGACGCTGCACGCCGTCGTAGATCGACGAGAGAAGCCCCGGACCGAGGTCGACCATGAGCGGCCCTTCCGTGGACTCGACCGGCTCGCCGACCTTGAGCCCGGCCGTGTCCTCGTAGACCTGGATGGTGGCCTTGTCCGCCTCGAGACGGATGACCTCCCCCATGAGCCCGACGCCGCCGACGCGCACGACGTCGTACATCTTCGCACCGGTCATGCCTTCGGCGACGACGACCGGGCCGGTGATCTTCGCGATAGTTCCCCGTATCATGCGGTCCCCCGCTTCAGTGTGATGTCGAACCCCACCGCTCGACGGATGAGCCGCGCCAGGTAGGCGCGATGGGCGTCTCCGGTCTCGAGCTTCTCCCGGATGGGAAGCGAGATGACGATCGGCCGGTAGATACTGTCGATCTTCTTCTGCAGCCGATCGTCGATGGTGCGCAGGAGCGCCTCGTTCACCGCGACGATCCCGCTCGCGTCATCGTCGACGAGAGCCGCGATCTTCGCGCGGGCCTCCTGTGGGGTGCTCGCCGACTCCACGTCGACGCCCGCGAGACGGAATCCGTCCGCGGTGTCGGGGTCGGTGAGTACGACGAGCCTATACAAGGATCAACTCCTCCTTCATGCGCTTCTCGGTCATGCCAGAAGCGATGCCGCGGATGACGATGCGCAGGTTCGTGACCTCGTTCTGCTTCGCCCACAGGTACGAGATGAGGACCCCGACGCCGAGCGCGTCCCCGGTCCCGACGGCAAGCGCCTTGCGCATGAGGTGGTCTTCGAGCGCTCGCTCGAGCGTGGAGATCGTCCCGTGCTCGGCGTAAGTCTTGACGGCTTCGACGAGCACGCGCTCGTAAGGTGTGCGCGCCAGCCGCGCGAGCACCTCGTCGATGTCTGACATCTGGACGAGGTCCGCGAACAGACGCTCGGTGACGTGGAGACCTCCCGGAAGGAAGAACCTCTTCGCCTCCTCGCTGCGCATGTCCGCCTTCTGCACTCGGAAGACGGTCACGAGATCGACCGCGTCGATCTGGACGGCGAGGATGCGCCGTGCCGTGGCGTAGTTGTGCCCCTTGCCGGCCAGACGCTTGGTCGCCCACTTGGAGTAGAAGCGGTCGAGCGCGAGTTCCAGGACCGCGAGGTCGCTGGTCCGGACGTACTCCACGATCGACTCGTTGAGGGCATGCGCGTAGTCGACGTCCCAGATGACGAGGGTGTCGACGACGTCGCGAACGTCGCGTCGGTGAGCGAGCTCCCTCAGCTCGATAGCGGACATGGCGCCGGCGGCGATGAGGCTCTCCTCTATCTCCTCCGGCGCGAGCCCCATGTGGACACCGCGCAGAACGGTCTTGATGTTGAGCAGGTCCCACTTCCCGAGCAGCGTCCCAAGTATCGTGCGGGCCTCGGCGCTCACGAAATCGAGCACCTTCCGGTACGTCCGCACCATGTTCTCCTTGAACGCCTCGTCGATCGAGGACGGCTTCACGCCGCCCTCCAGCAGCGCCTCATCGATGTCGGGACCGTAGTCCGTGGGAGCGAGGAGCTCGACTGCGTCCCCGAGGTCCCAGCACTTCATGACCTGTTCGAACGTATCCGACGTGATCATGCGCGAGCGCATGCCGCGGACGCGCGCGTTCCCATACCCGTAGCTGCTCGAGATCGGCCGACGCTGACGGTGTCTCGTCACCGCGTGCGTCATGAGAAGAGAGCCTTCGCGATCGCGGTCCGAGCTTCGTGCCGCACGCGATCGAGACGGTCCTCGAGCATGTTGCTGTGGCTGATGCGGCCACCGGTCGCGACGATGACGACGCCGCCGGCCGTGTCGATCGGCTCGCCGAGCACGTAGCCCTTCCCTGCCCCCGCGATCGCCTTCCCCGCGAGAGCCTGGTCCTTGACGTCGACCCGGACCTCGCCGGCGTCACCGCACACCGCGGCGGTCTCGGAGAACAGCCTCTCGAACAGCTTCGCGTAGTCTCCACCGGCGCGCACATCACCGAGGCGCTGCTCGACCGATCCGAGCACCTCCTCGATGGCGCGTTCGCGCGCCGACGCCATCTCACGCTTGGCTGAGAGACGGGCGGCGTTCAGGACACGCCCCGCGCGGTCCCGGCCGGCTGCCTCGGCGGCCTGCATTCCCGCCGCGGTCAAGCGATCGGCCTCTTCTCGCGCCTCGAGCTCGATCTTCTCGGCCTGCTCGCGCGCCTTGGCGAGGACGGCCTCGCTCTCGCTCTCGGCCTGCTCGTCGAGGATCCGCAGGATGTCTTCGAGTGCCATGTTCGACCCCTAGTCGTCCGCGCCGGCTTCCGGCGCGTGTCGGTCACGCCTGAAGGATGAGGAACGCCACGACCATGCCGAGCAGCGCGATGATCTCGGGCAGCGCCTGAAGGACGATGATGTACGTCGCCACTTCCGGACGCTCGGCGAGCGTGCCGGCACCTGCGGAGCCGATGTTCGCCTGCGCGTAGCCGGCGCCGATGCCCGAAAGACCCATGGCGAGTCCAGCGCCGAGGGCCTTCCCGAGTACGGCCATGCCGACCACAGCCGCCTTGGCGGGCTCCTCGGCCGCGAGGGCCACCGCCGGGGTGAACAGGACCGTCAGGAACGTCGTGCCGTAAGCGATGCGTGCGAGCTTGCTCTTGTCCATGCCTCCTCCTAACTCCCTACTTTGTGGAACGGCCGGTATTGCTGTGCCCCCGACTCGTAGAACTTCCCGAAGAACTCGTAGAAGTTGAGGCGGAGCGCGTGAATGTTGGGGCTGAACGCCGCGATGGCGAAGTTGAGGCTGTGGAGCAGGATGCCTACCATGACGCCGATGACCGGCCCCACCTTGAGCGCGATCTCGTTCGCGATGTCCGCGAAGATCGCCCCGGACAGGCCGACAGCCATGATACGGATGTAGCTGGCCACGTGCGAGAACTGCGAGATGGACTCGACGGCGCCCGCAACACCCCCGCCACGGACGGTGAAGAACATGCCGACGAAGATGCCGGCTGCGACCAACGCCTGCAACGGGATGCTCCACGGGCCGAGACTCTCCCCTACCACCGGGATCGCCGCGAGCACTATCAGCAGCGGGACGAAGATGAGAACGGCGAGCATCCCGCCGCGCTCCTCGACGTGCTTCATGTGGCGGGTCCTGAAGCCGTTCACGATGCCGAGCACGAGGCCGAGGATGACCTGAATGGCGCCGACACCGATCGCGATGCCCATGAAGGTGGTGACGAGCTCGGTCCGCACGAAGGGCAGCTGGACCCCGCCCACATGGATCTCGCGGATCCAGCCCAGGTGCTCGCTGAGGATGTTCCCAAAGAACTCGCCGTAGACGAAACCGAACACGATGGCCATCGACGCCGCCGGTCCGAGGACCGCCGTGGCCACCTGTACGCCCTTGTTGTCCTTGAACTTGATGCGCACGAACAAGATGGTGGCGAGCATGATGAGCCCGTAGCCGATGTCGCCGACGATCATGCCGAAGAAGAGCGGGTAGAACAGGAAGATCATCCACGATGGATCGAACGTGCCGTATCGCGGGCTGCCCAAGATGCTGAGCAGGCTCGAGAACGGTGCGACCGCGCCCGTGTTGCGCAGCGCGACCGGTGTCTCCTCGTAGTCGTCCCGCGTGATCCGCTTGCGCTCGATCACGACCGCGTCCCCGACCTTCTCGTGCAGCGCGGCCTCGAGCTTGGCCACCTCTGGCTCGGGCACCCAGCCGGTGACCACGAACGCGTACTCGGTCCGGCTGAACTTGGGGATAACGACGATCTCGTCGAGACGGTCGGTGAGGACCTCGCGCACGGCGCTCATCCTCGAGTACCAGCCGGCGGCGACGCGCGAGAGGCCGCGCTTGATCTGCGAGAGGCGACCTGGGAGAAGATGAAGCCTCTCCGTGATCGTCGCGAACGCCTCTTCGAACGGCATGTCCTTGAGCTCCGAGGGGAGCCTGATCTGGTTGACGTTCTCCATCGCGAGGAACTTGTGGACGTCCTCGCTGTACCTGCGGTCGAAGACGAGGATGGCGACCGTGGTCTCCTCCTCGACATCGGCGGTGAGCACCTCGCACGAGTTGTGCGTCATACGCTCGACCTCCGAGCGGATGTGACGCAGCGCCGCCCGATAACGGCTCTCGAAGAGCAGGGCGATCGACTCGTAGTTCTCGGCGGTGACGACCTCGCGCACGAGAGGCTCGATCTTCTTGAGGATCGGCTTGTACCTGGCGAGGAGTTCCAGCTCGCTCTCGATGGATGTCCGATCGCCGACGAGGTCGGATGTCTCCTTCTCGACCCGGGCGAGCGTCGCGCCGACCTCCTTGATGAGAGCGGCGTTGTCGAGACCGTTCAGGCGCTCGTACTCGCGAAGCCTGTCGTCTTCGATGACCGCACCCGCCTCGTCGACGAGTGAAGCTAGGACGGCACGGGACCTGACCATCAGGTCCTGCAGGTCCTCCCGGTCGGCCTCTTGGTTCGCAAGGATGTCCACGTGCTCTAGCGGCAGCGGCTCCCTCAGCAGGCGCCGCGCCGGGTCCTCGATGTGCAGGACCCCGATCTCGTGAAGAAGACCCACCACCTCGGTCATCCTGTTCTGCGGACCGATTATCTCGACCTTGGCCATCTCGACGAGCATGGCCGCCCCCCTTCGGTCGCCCCGCGCATAGGCGCGGGACTCTAGCTACCGACCACCATCTTCACGACGGTGTCGACGGCGCTACCGGCACGCGCTGCTGATGCCGAGCGTATGCGCTCGACGTCCGCTTTGGTGGACTCCATGAGTTTGGCCTCTTCGACACACGCCGAGGCGACGACCGCCTCTTCGCGGCGTTTGGCGGCCTCTTCGGCCGCGACGCGGGCCTGTTCGATGATCTCCGCGGCTCGAGCACGCGCGTCGGAGACGATGACATCCGCCTCCGCACGAGCATCTTCGAGCCGGTGTCCGATAGCGACCTCGCGCTCGTGGATGACCGCGAGCGGCGAATCGCCGGAAGAGATCCTTGCGACCGGGCCGTGCTTCGCCTCCATGCCTCCCCCTTCCCCGTGGGGGACGACCCGAAGCCGAGGGTCCGGCGCGATCGCCGGTCATACCTCCGGGCGACGGTGGGTCGTCGGGCCGTTCGGGCGCGCCGCACGAGCGGCAGGCCGGCGCTCTTTGCAGGTCTCTATTGCGGTGTGGCCACGCCTCGGGCAGCCATTCCCCGCGTCAACGGTACAGGCGCTCCATCCTCAATCCGAAGGAACATGCTATCTCATAGTTGATAGTTCCGCTCGCGGAGGCCAGTTCCTCTAAAGGTATCCTGGTCGATCCTCCGCCGCCCACGATGACGGCCTCGTCCCCCACGGACACGTCGAGCCCCCGCGGCACCTCGACCATGAGCTGGTCCATGCACACGCGACCGACCTGTCGGCACGGCTTCCCCGCTATGAGCACGCGCATCGCGTTGGAGGCCGCTCGATGGACTCCGTCCGCATACCCGAGCGGCAGGGTGGCGATCGTCGTGGGCCCCGCCGCCCTGTACGTCAGCCCGTAGCTGACTCCTTCTCCGAGCGCAAGGCGTCGCACCCGTGTGACGAGCGCCTTCACCGACATCGCCGGCTCCAGGTCCACGCGGCCTTCCGTCGCGGGAGCAGGATGCAGACCGTAGATCGCGATCCCGCACCGGACCATCGCGTAGTGCGTCGCGGGATGCAGGATGGTCGCCGGACTGTTCGCGGCGTGGACGATGCCGGGGTCGATGCCGCGGTCGCGCATCGCAGCGAGCGCACCCTCGAAGCGCTCGACCTGCCTGTCGAAGTCCCAGTCGCCGGGGACGTCCGCCGTGGCGAAGTGAGTGTAGACGCCCTCCATGGAGATCCCCGGGACTCCCCTGAGGGCATCCGCCGCCTCGGCGGCCTCCTCGGCGGGGACTCCGATGCGGTTCATGCCGGTCTCCACCTTCAGATGGAAGCGCGCGGTCACGCCGCCGGCCACGGCGGCGGATGCGAGGGCCTTCGCGAACGTCCCCGAGAAGACCGTCGGCACGATCTCGTGCTCGACGATGACGGGCGCGGACTCGACCGGGGGTTCGGAGAGGAGGTGTATCGGCGCGGTCACGCCCGACTCCCGAAGTCGCAGGGCCTCGGCGACCGTCGCGACGCCGAACCGGTGAGCGCCTCCGCGCGTGGCAGCGACCGCCACGCGCTCGAGACCATGCCCATAGGCGTCGGCTTTCACCACCGCCATGAACCTGGTCTTCGGTCCGGTGAGCCTTCGAAGCGCGCGCACGTTCCGCTCGACGGCTCCCAGGTCGACCTCGACCCAGGCTCCACGGGGCGTCTGGAGACCGGACACGCTCACTCCTCGGCGGCCAGTGCGCGGACTATGTCGGACTTGCTCACGATCCCCACGAGCTTGCCGTCCTCGAGCACGGGCAGCCGACTCGCGTCCTTCTCGACCATGAGTGTCGCGATGTCGCCGATGGTCGCGTCGGCGTCCACCGTGACAGGATCCGCGGTCATCACGTCGGCGACGCTCGCGGCGACCGCCTTCCTGAGTTCCTCCTCGAACCTGCGAGTCGACGGAGGGTAGAGGATGAAACCGTCGAGGAGATGGAAGTAGGTCGGGTACTCGACCTTCACCTCCTGCATGATGAGATCGCCTTCGGTGACGAGACCGACGAGCCGCTCCCCTTCGACGACGGGAAGGGCGCCCACGCCCTTCTCGACCATGAGCTTCGCGGCCTCCTTGACGGAAAGGCCGGGCGCCACGGTCACGGGACCCGGGGTCATGATGTCTCGCGCCACGCGGTCAGCCATGTGCGCCTCCTGTTGCCGGCTCGGAACGTTCAAGGGTCTCGGCGACGGCGCCGGGCAGATGCAGCGGGACGTCCTCCGCCGTCATGCAGGTCTGGGTGCAAGCGCCGGCCGCAAGGTCTCCGGCGCGGCCATGCAGATACGCCGCAAGCGCTCCCGCCTCGAGGGCGGGCAGTCCTTGTGCCAGTAGCGTCCCCATCATGCCGGCGAGTACGTCGCCCGTGCCCCCCGTCGCTAGCCCGGGGTTTCCCGCGAGCGTGACGACCTGCCTGCCCTCTCCGGCGACGATCGTTCGTGCCCCCTTGAGGACGCAGACGGTCTCCGCGACGGCGAGCCTACCCGCCCAGGATACCCTATCGGCCTGCACTTCCCGGACCTCGACGCCGAGCAGCGACGCCAACTCGCCAGGGTGCGGGGTCAGTACCGTCCGGAACTCGCGCCCGGAGAGCGCGGAGAGGTCGGCCGCGAGAGCGACGAGGGCATCGGCGTCCACCACGAGCGGCACCGAAAGCTCCCGAACGAGACGCCGCGCGACCTCCGCCGTCTCGGGGTGACGCGACATCCCAGGCCCGAGCACGACCGCGTCCGCGCGCTCGGCGAGGGCGGCGATCCTCTCGACCGCCCCGGTCGCGATCGAACGGGTGTCGGTCTCCGGAAGCCCGACGACGACCGCAGGGACGACGCCGGCGTCCACGATGTCGGCGACGGAGACAGGCACGGCCGCGGTCACGTATCCCGCGCCCATGCGTAGGGCCCCGACGCACGCGAGCCGCACGGCGCCCGTCATGCCCGCGCTGCCGCCGACGACCAGCACGCGCCCACGGGAACCCTTGTGAGCGTCGAGTCCCGCGAGCGGGATCAGCTCGCGATAGTCCCCTCGGTCCCAGACCTCAAGCGTCCCGACCTCGTCGACCAGGTCGCCGGGGACACCGATGTCGACGACGACCACCTCGCCGGCGAAGAACGCCCCCGGGAGCAGGAGCAGGCCCGTCTTCGGAGCAGAGAAGCATACCGTGCGGGCGGCGATCACCGCCGGACCCGGAGTCGCTCCGGTCGTCGCGTCGACGCCCGAAGGTACGTCCACCGCGAGGATCGGCGCGGCTACGTCCGACATGACCGCGATCGCAGCCGCGTACGGATCGCGCGGGACGCCGGTGAAGCCGACCCCGAACAGTGCATCCACCACGCAAGCAGCCGACCTGAGCTCGAGGAGGAGTTCCTCCGCCGACTGTGGTGCGGTCCAGTCGACGCCGCCGCGTATCGCGGCCTCCGCAGCCTCGCCGGCCGGTCGCGGAAGGTCGTCCGGCAGCCCGAACGCGAGAACACGCACTTCGCGACCGGCCGCGTGGAGGCGCGCCGCGGCGGCCCATCCGTCGCCGCCGTTGTTCCCCTTCCCGGTGACGAGGACGATGCGCCCCTCCGGCGCGAGACCGGCGGCCTCGACCGCCACGGCCTCGCCCGCGCGGGCCATCAGCGCCGAGAGGGTCACGCCGCGCTCCTCGACAGCGCGCCGCTCGAGTGCGAGTGACTCGATGCCCGTAAGCGCATGGATCACTTCTGTCCCCTTCCGCTCGACGGACCCTAGCGACCCTCGACGTCCTCCTCGGGTTCATCCCCTACCTCGTCGAGCACCGAGCGCATCTCCTTGAAGGTCGCGGCGATGCGCTCCTGAGGGCTCAACGCTCCGGGCGTAGGCCCCTCGGGATCCGCCGCGATGGCGACGGCAGACGCGACCGCGTTCGTGTGCGTGTACGAGAGCGACACGTGCAGCTCGACGACGCCCGCTTCCGCGGCGACCGCGGCCGCGCGTCCGCTCAGCCGCGGCGTCGGACGGCCCGTCCGGTCGCGCACCACCTCGACGTCCCTGAAGCGCATGCCGGCGAAGCCGGTGCCGAGCGCTTTCAGCACTGCCTCCTTCGCGGCGAACCGTAGCGCGTAGTGCACCGCGGGACGGTTGCGCGAATCGCAGTAAGCGCGCTCCTCTTCGGAGAAGCACCGCTCCCTCATGCGCGGATGGCGCTCGAGAGCGACACGCATCCGCTCGATCTCGACGATGTCGACGCCCAGGCCGGCGATCACGGTCACTCCACCGTCACGGACTTCGCGAGGTTGCGCGGCTGGTCGACGTCGCAGCCCCGGAACTTGGCGATGTGGTAGGCGAGCAGCTGCAGAGGAACGACGGCCGGGATCGCCATGAGCTCCTCGGTAGCCGCGGGGACGCGGAGCACGTGCTCGGCGTGGTCTTCGATCGAATCGTCCTCCTCGGCGGCGACCGCGATGACCTCGGCGCCGCGCGCGCGGACCTCCTGGATGTTGCTCACGACCTTCTCGTACGTGCGGCTCGGCGTCGCGACGACCACGACCGGGACATCGGGGGTGATGAGCGCGATAGGCCCGTGCTTCATCTCGCCCGCCGGGTAGGCCTCCGCGTGGATGTAGCTGATCTCCTTCAGCTTGAGAGCTCCCTCCATCGCGATGGGGACGCCGAGACCGCGACCGAGGAAGAGCGAGGAGTAGCGGTCCTTGTACACAGCCGCACACTCGCGCACAGCGTGCTGGTCGGAGAGGATGCGCTCGATGAGGGCGGGCGTGCCCGACAGCTCCGTCCACACGTCGGCCACCCGCGAGCGACTCATCGCACCCTTCGCCTGCGCCAGGTAGAGTGCGAGGACGTAGACCGCCGCGAGCTGGGCCGTGAAGGTCTTCGTCGCGGCCACACCGATCTCCGGGCCGGCATGCGTGTAGATCACGCCGTCGGACTCGCGCGTGACCCTGCTCCCGACGACGTTCGTGATGGCGAGGACCCTGGCCCCGCGGGCACGGGCCTCGCGGATGCCCGCGAGCGTGTCGGCCGTCTCGCCCGACTGGGTGATCGCGACGACCAGCGTGTGGTCGTCGACGATCGGGTCGCCGTAACGGAACTCGCTCGAGACCTCGACCTCGACGGGGAGGCGCGCCCATGTCTCGATCAGCGACTTCCCGACCAGGCCCGCGTGGTACGAGGTGCCGCAAGCGATCACGAAGACGCGCTCGATCGCCCGCACCTCCTCGTCACTCATCGCGAGCTCGCTCAACATGACGCGGCCGTCCTCACCCATGCGGCCGCGCAGGGTCTCGCGAACCGCGGTGGGCTGCTCGTGGATCTCCTTGAGCATGAAATCCTCGAAGCCACCCTTCTCGGCAGCGTCCAGGTCCCATGCGACATGGATGCGTTCGGGCTCGACGGCCCTCCCCTCGCGGTCCGTGACGACGACGGAGTCCGCGGTCACCGAGGCGACCTCCCCGTCCTCGAGGACGAGGACCTCACGGGTGTGCTCGAGGACGGCGGGGATGTCGCTCGCGACGATGTTCTCCCCGCTCCCGGTGCCGACGATCAGCGGCGAGTCCCGCCGCGCCGCCACGATGAGGCCGGGGTGATCGGCGTGCACCACCGCGAGTGCGTACGAACCGTCGAGCCTTGCGGTCGCGGCACGGACGGCCCCGGCGAGGTCTCCGGTGTAGAGAGACTCGACAAGGTGCGCGATCGTCTCGGTGTCCGTCTCGGAGACATGATGGTGCCCGGCCGCCTCCAGTTCGTGGCGCAGCTCGAGGTAGTTCTCGATGATCCCGTTGTGCACGAGCGCGAGACGACCCGTGCAGTCCCGATGCGGGTGAGCGTTGACCTCGCTCGGGCATCCGTGCGTGGCCCAGCGTGTGTGCCCGATCCCTACCGAACCCTCGATCGGAGACGCCTCCACCGCAGCCCTCAGCGAGACGAGCTTGCCCAGGCGCCGCATGACGACGAAGTCGCCGTCTCGGCCGATGACCGCAAGCCCGGTCGAGTCGTACCCGCGGTACTCCAGCCGAGCGAGTCCGCCGATCAGGATGTCGGTCGCTCTTCTGGGCCCGACGTACCCGACGATGC from Coriobacteriia bacterium encodes:
- the glmS gene encoding glutamine--fructose-6-phosphate transaminase (isomerizing), translated to MCGIVGYVGPRRATDILIGGLARLEYRGYDSTGLAVIGRDGDFVVMRRLGKLVSLRAAVEASPIEGSVGIGHTRWATHGCPSEVNAHPHRDCTGRLALVHNGIIENYLELRHELEAAGHHHVSETDTETIAHLVESLYTGDLAGAVRAATARLDGSYALAVVHADHPGLIVAARRDSPLIVGTGSGENIVASDIPAVLEHTREVLVLEDGEVASVTADSVVVTDREGRAVEPERIHVAWDLDAAEKGGFEDFMLKEIHEQPTAVRETLRGRMGEDGRVMLSELAMSDEEVRAIERVFVIACGTSYHAGLVGKSLIETWARLPVEVEVSSEFRYGDPIVDDHTLVVAITQSGETADTLAGIREARARGARVLAITNVVGSRVTRESDGVIYTHAGPEIGVAATKTFTAQLAAVYVLALYLAQAKGAMSRSRVADVWTELSGTPALIERILSDQHAVRECAAVYKDRYSSLFLGRGLGVPIAMEGALKLKEISYIHAEAYPAGEMKHGPIALITPDVPVVVVATPSRTYEKVVSNIQEVRARGAEVIAVAAEEDDSIEDHAEHVLRVPAATEELMAIPAVVPLQLLAYHIAKFRGCDVDQPRNLAKSVTVE